TTACCCTTTCTGGTGTCGATGGTGCAGAACAAATCAAAGCAATCATGGCTAAGTTCCGTAATAATACTCCAAAAGAATGGAACCAAACAGCTATTACTGTCGTAGAAGACTTTAAGGCGCAGACTTCTACCGCTGCAGATGGTACTGTTACAGCTCTTACAACTCCTCCAAGCGATGTGCTGAAATACGCCTTGGCTGATGGTTCATGGATTGCTGTCCGTCCATCCGGAACAGAACCAAAAATCAAATTCTACATTGCCGTTGTGGGTGAAAGCAACGAAGATTCACAAGCTAAGATTGCAAATATCGAAGCGGAAATCAATGCTTTTGTAAAATAAAGACCTATAAAAGATGAGACCAAGCAATCTCATCTTTTTTTCGTATCAAATCTAAGCAATTTTAAGAACTTTATGGCATACTAGTTTTATCAAAAGAAATGAGGATTATTTATGGAACAATTTGCTCAAAATATTAAAGACTTGGAAGTCACAACTGTTGACCGAGCTCGCCAAGCTATTGCTGACAAAGAAACTGCAACTTTCTTCGTCGGTCGCCAATCTTGCCCATACTGCCGTAAATTCGCTGCTACTCTTGCAGGTGTTGTCGCTGATACCAAGGCGCATATTTTCTTTATCAATAGCGAAGAAGCTAGCGAATTAGAGAAACTGCAAGCCTTCCGTTCAGAATACAGCATTCCTACGGTTCCTGGTTTTGTTCATGTTCAAGACGGCCAAGTAGCTGTTCGTTGTGATTCTTCTATGACTGCAGATGAGATTAAAGCTTTTGTTGGGATTTAAGCACAAGTTCCCATTTAAAGGGTAGTTTATTTGCCTCTCTCTTTACAGAGTGAGAAGGACTATAAGTTATTTTAAAAACGAAAAAGACAAACAATATTGTTTGTCTTTTATTTTTCTTTCAAAGTATATATCGGAAAGCCGCGTTCTACTATTTTATCATCTAGTTTAAAATAATTTTTAAACCAATGCTTATATTTTTTAAATAAAGCTTCAATAGAGATATACAGGATGATTAGTGAAAAAATAAATAGAAAAGCGTGCCAATCTTGAAATTCCGATGAACTCTCAATGAAAATACCCCAGTATACACATGAGAAGAGCAAAAGAACTCCTAAAATTAAATTTACATATAAAATATAGCTCACAAAGAAGAGAAATTGATGTTTCTTTGATCTTTTACTGTAATAGATTTTATAGTTTTCGGTGTGTCTTTCGAAGACAGGCAAGTGAAAGGAATAGCGTCCGCTCCCGAACTTGACTAACTCAGGTAAGGCATGATAGCCACACCAATGGAAGAATTTAT
This genomic window from Streptococcus cristatus AS 1.3089 contains:
- a CDS encoding thiol reductase thioredoxin encodes the protein MEQFAQNIKDLEVTTVDRARQAIADKETATFFVGRQSCPYCRKFAATLAGVVADTKAHIFFINSEEASELEKLQAFRSEYSIPTVPGFVHVQDGQVAVRCDSSMTADEIKAFVGI